In Fusarium falciforme chromosome 10, complete sequence, a single genomic region encodes these proteins:
- a CDS encoding uncharacterized protein (Expressed protein), with protein sequence MVSSKTFFVTLAALAMSGVQASPCYPPNKSSSTEISTTATLTSTGVSTVATTSTTAEGSTSTTEAKVTTTLSTSTTSAAETTTTAVETTTTAAETTTTAESSKATTTSTQPSSPPYQPPSPYNPPSPYNPPSPYNPPSSPYNPPSYESPNY encoded by the coding sequence ATGGTTTCTTCCAAGACTTTCTTTGTCACTCTGGCTGCCCTGGCCATGTCTGGGGTCCAGGCTAGCCCTTGCTACCCTCCCAACAAGAGCAGCTCGACCGAGATTTCGACCACGGCCACGCTCACCTCTACTGGTGTTTCTACCGTTGCCACGACCAGCACCACTGCCGAGGGTTCGACCAGCACCaccgaggccaaggtcaCCACCACCTTGTCTACTAGCACCACATCAGCTGCTGAGACTACCACCACGGCCGTCGAGACTACTACCACTGCGGCTGAGACCACGACTACGGCTGAGAGCTCCAAGGCCACGACTACTTCGACCCAGCCAAGCTCTCCTCCCTaccagcctccttctccttacaaccctccctctccctacaaccctccatctccatacAACcccccttcttccccttACAACCCTCCCAGCTATGAGTCTCCTAACTACTAA
- a CDS encoding Bifunctional cytochrome P450/NADPH--P450 reductase: MAESVPIPEPPGYPLIGNLGEFTTSPLADLKRLADTYGPIFRLRLPGKSPIFASSNAFVNELCDEKRFQKTLKSVLGTVREGVHDGLFTAYNDEPNWGKAHRILLPAFGPLSIRSMFDEMHDIATQMCMKFARHGPQTPINASDDFTRLALDTLALCSMGFRFNSYYREELHPFIQAMGDFLTESGVRNRRPTFAPNFLYRAANEKFFADIKVMKDLAAEVVANRKERPNDRKDLLTAMLEGVDPQTGEKLSDENIGNQLVTFLIAGHETTSGTLAFSFYNLLKHPEAYEKAQQEVDQVIGRGPITVEHLTKLPYLSAILRETLRLNSPIPGFGVEAIEDTFLGGKYLVKKGEIVSCMLSKAHLDPVVYGEDAEVFRPERMLDENFERLQKEHSNCWKPFGNGKRACIGRPFAWQEALLALAMLLQNFNFTMDDSNYQLQIQETLTIKPKHFNMRATLRHGMTPTELEHALAGRGGHGHATSGTKASAASGAEGAGGKPISIYYGSNSGTCEALAQRLASDAPGHGFAAKNIGPLDQAKQNLPEDHPVVIVTASYEGQPPSNAAHFINWMERLSGQEMEKVSYAVFACGHHDWVETFHRIPKLVDATLEKRGGTRLVPMGSADAAVSDMFSDFEAWEDEILWPALKEKYGGDGVDGKADSQRGLLVELSTPRKTRLRQDVEEALVVSEKTLTASGPPKKNIEIQLPTGMTYKAGDYLAILPLNPKTTVGRVFRRFKLAWDVFLKIHSDGPTTLPTNTEISAYDVFSAYVELSQPATKRNILALVEATEDKAIIEGLEKLTGDAYAEEISAKKVSVLDLLEKYPAVALPISSYLAMLPPMRVRQYSISSSPLANPSKLTLTYSLLDAPSLSGQGRHVGVATHFLSSLSPGEKLHVSVRPSVAAFHLPSDAENTPLICIAAGTGLAPFRGFMQERAAMLAAGRNLAPAMLFFGCRNPDIDDLYADEFDRWEKMGAVSVRRAYSRATDKSEGCKYVQDRLYHDRADVFKLWDQGAKVYICGSREVGKAVEGVCVRLVVEWSEEHMKCASTEEKAREWFEKHRNERFATDVFD; this comes from the exons ATGGCTGAGTCTGTTCCTATTCCGGAACCCCCTGGGTATCCCCTCATTGGAAACTTGGGCGAGTTCACCACCAGCCCGTTGGCTGACTTGAAACGCCTGGCCGATACCTATG GCCCCATCTTCAGACTACGCCTACCTGGCAAGTCTCCCATCTTTGCATCATCCAATGCCTTTGTCAACGAACTCTGTGACGAAAAGAGGTTTCAGAAGACGCTCAAGTCTGTCCTGGGT ACTGTTCGAGAAGGCGTTCACGATGGCCTCTTTACGGCTTACAATGATGAGCCAAATTGGGGCAAAGCACATCGTATTCTGCTCCCTGCCTTTGGACCTCTCTCCATCCGCAGCATGTTTGATGAGATGCATGACATAGCTACCCAGATGTGCATGAAGTTTGCCCGTCACGGCCCTCAAACTCCCATCAACGCCTCGGATGATTTTACCCGTCTCGCCCTCGACACTCTTGCCCTGTGCTCGATGGGTTTTCGCTTCAACTCATATTACCGCGAGGAGCTGCACCCATTCATTCAGGCTATGGGAGACTTCCTCACTGAGTCTGGTGTTAGAAACAGACGCCCGACCTTTGCCCCCAACTTTCTCTACCGTGCAGCAAATGAGAAGTTCTTTGCCGACATCAAGGTTATGAAGGATCTGGCCGCTGAAGTCGTGGCCAACCGAAAGGAGAGGCCTAACGATCGAAAGGACCTGCTCACTGCCATGCTTGAGGGGGTTGATCCTCAGACTGGCGAGAAGCTCTCGGACGAAAACATTGGCAACCAGCTTGTCACATTCTTGATTGCTGGCCATGAGACGACCTCGGGTACACTGGCATTCTCTTTCTATAACCTGTTGAAGCATCCGGAGGCCTATGAGAAAGCACAGCAAGAAGTCGACCAAGTCATTGGCCGTGGTCCCATCACTGTTGAGCATCTCACCAAGCTCCCGTACCTTTCTGCT ATCTTAAGAGAAACGCTGCGACTCAATTCCCCAATCCCCGGCTTTGGTGTCGAGGCCATTGAAGATACGTTCCTGGGAGGCAAGTACCTCGTTAAGAAGGGGGAAATCGTGTCTTGCATGCTATCTAAAGCCCATCTCGACCCTGTCGTCTACGGCGAAGACGCCGAAGTATTCCGCCCCGAGAGAATGCTGGACGAGAATTTCGAGAGGCTACAAAAGGAGCACTCTAATTGCTGGAAGCCTTTCGGAAATGGCAAACGCGCCTGTATTGGAAGACCCTTCGCCTGGCAGGAGGCCCTTCTCGCCTTGGCAATGCTCTTGCAGAACTTCAACTTTACCATGGATGATTCCAACTACCAGCTCCAGATACAGGAGACGTTGACAATCAAACCAAAACACTTCAACATGCGAGCAACTCTTCGGCACGGCATGACGCCGACTGAACTCGAGCATGCCTTggctggccgaggcggccATGGTCATGCAACTTCAGGTACCAAGGCTTCTGCAGCTTCTGGTGCTGAGGGGGCCGGTGGAAAGCCCATCTCGATCTACTATGGCTCCAACAGCGGCACTTGCGAAGCCCTTGCTCAGCGATTGGCCTCAGATGCGCCAGGCCACGGCTTCGCTGCTAAGAACATTGGCCCTCTGGACCAGGCCAAACAGAACCTGCCTGAAGATCATCCGGTTGTCATTGTCACTGCGTCCTATGAGGGCCAGCCCCCCTCCAACGCTGCTCATTTCATCAACTGGATGGAACGGCTGAGTGGACAGGAGATGGAAAAGGTTTCCTACGCCGTTTTCGCATGTGGCCACCATGACTGGGTTGAGACGTTCCACCGAATTCCCAAGCTCGTGGATGCAACTCTGGAGAAGAGGGGCGGAACTCGCCTTGTCCCCATGGGCAGTGCTGATGCCGCAGTCAGCGACATGTTCAGTGACTTTGAGGCATGGGAAGACGAAATCCTCTGGCCTGCTTTGAAGGAGAAGTACGGAGGTGATGGGGTCGATGGCAAAGCTGACTCACAGCGAGGCTTGCTAGTGGAACTGTCGACTCCGAGAAAGACGAGACTTCGACAAGACGTCGAAGAAGCCTTGGTGGTTTCGGAGAAAACCCTTACCGCGTCGGGGCCTCCCAAGAAGAACATCGAGATCCAGCTCCCCACGGGTATGACATACAAGGCCGGCGACTATCTGGCCATCTTGCCCCTGAACCCCAAGACCACTGTCGGACGCGTCTTTCGCCGATTCAAGCTCGCTTGGGATGTCTTCCTCAAGATTCACTCAGACGGACCGACCACTCTCCCAACGAATACAGAAATCTCTGCGTATGACGTCTTCAGTGCGTATGTAGAGCTGTCACAGCCGGCAACGAAGAGG AACATTCTTGCCTTGGTAGAAGCAACCGAAGACAAGGCTATTATTGAGGGGCTTGAAAAGCTTACTGGGGATGCATACGCTGAGGAAATTTCGGCCAAGAAGGTGTCggtccttgatctccttgagaAGTACCCGGCCGTCGCCCTCCCTATCAGCTCATATCTTGCCATGTTGCCTCCGATGAGGGTCCGTCAATA CTCTATctcgtcttctcctcttgcAAACCCTTCCAAGCTCACACTTACGTATTCTCTGCTCGACGCACCATCACTTTCTGGCCAGGGTCGCCATGTCGGTGTTGCGACACACTTCTTGTCGTCACTTTCCCCTGGAGAGAAGCTTCATGTCTCAGTCCGTCCTTCAGTTGCCGCTTTCCATCTCCCAAGTGATGCCGAAAACACGCCACTTATCTGCATTGCGGCTGGTACTGGCCTCGCGCCGTTCCGTGGTTTCATGCAAGAGCGGGCCGCCATGCTTGCTGCGGGACGAAACCTCGCACCAGCCATGCTCTTCTTCGGCTGCCGCAACCCCGATATCGACGACCTCTATGCTGATGAATTCGACCGCTGGGAGAAGATGGGGGCAGTTTCGGTACGACGGGCCTACTCCCGAGCGACAGACAAGTCAGAGGGATGCAAGTACGTGCAGGACAGGCTCTATCACGACCGCGCCGACGTGTTCAAGTTGTGGGATCAGGGCGCCAAGGTATACATCTGCGGAAGCCGGGAGGTTGGCAAGGCTGTGGAAGGTGTTTGTGTCCGTCTCGTCGTGGAGTGGTCAGAGGAGCACATGAAGTGTGCTTCAACAGAAGAAAAGGCACGCGAATGGTTTGAGAAGCATCGAAATGAGCGATTCGCCACGGATGTATTTGATTGA
- a CDS encoding GMP synthase [glutamine-hydrolyzing] produces MASTLEDEVPHKNFDTILVLDFGSQTSHLILRRLRALGVFAELLPCTTKVAELSWKPKGIIFSGGPSSVYDEGSPHVDPGVFELDVPILGICYGCQEIAWRIDSKNVVRGEAREYGHADVTITKVNSHADRLFAGLGDGISVFMSHFDKLINLPKDFVVIAATKNSEFAGIAHKEKPIFGVQFHPELEHTPRGTDLLQNFSVNICGAKPNWKMGNFVELEIARIRELVGPKALVIGGVSGGVDSTVGATLMREAIGDRFHAIGVNNGCMRLNEFEEVKKNLRDHLGINLHVVEAGELFLSRLEGVSDPEKKRKIIGSTFIDVFEQEAIRIEKEAENTPNSGRVEWFLQGTLYPDVIESLSWRGPSATIKTHHNVGGLPERMMKGQGLRLIEPLRLLFKDEVRAIGRQLGIHESLVNRHPFPGPGIAIRILGDVTKERVEIARKADHIFINMIKEAGLYDQMSQAFAGLDTSRSVGVFGDQRVWGYIVILRAVRTKDFMSAEVFNFDNSFLGDVARAICNQVDGVSRVVYDLTSKPPGTIELE; encoded by the exons ATGGCTTCCACTCTTGAGGACGAGGTGCCTCATAAGAACTTCGAC ACCATCCTGGTGCTCGACTTTGGCTCACAAACTAGCCATCTTATTCTGCGACGGCTTCGAGCTCTCGGCGTCTTCGCTGAGCTACTTCCGTGTACCACCAAGGTCGCTGAGCTGTCATGGAAACCCAAAGGAATTATCTTTTCTGGAG GCCCTTCCTCTGTCTATGACGAGGGTTCACCCC ATGTTGATCCTGGTGTTTTTGAACTCGATGTACCCATTCT TGGTATTTG CTATGGATGCCAAGAGATCGCTTGGCGAATCGACTCAAAGAATGTTGTTCGCGGAGAGGCACGAG AGTATGGCCACGCCGACGTCACTATCACTAAAGTCAACAGTCATGCCGACAGACTTTTCGCCGGGCTGGGAGACGGAATTTCTGTCTTCATGTCCCACTTTGACAAGCTGATCAACTTGCCCAAGGACTTTGTGGTCATTGCCGCCACCAAGAATTCAGAGTTCGCCGGCATCGCCCACAAGGAGAAGCCTATCTTTG GTGTCCAGTTTCATCCTGAGCTCGAACAC ACCCCCCGTGGAACCGATCTCCTGCAGAACTTCAGCGTCAACATCTGCGGAGCTAAACCAAACTGGAAAATGGGCAACTTTGTCGAGCTCGAGATCGCTCGCATCCGGGAACTTGTTGGTCCCAAAGCTCTCGTCATTGGTGGTGTAAGTGGCGGTGTCGACAGCACTGTAGGAGCGACTTTGATGCGTGAAGCCATTGGGGACCGCTTCCACGCGATCGGTGTCAACAACGGCTGCATGCGTCTCAACGAGTtcgaggaggtcaagaagaatCTCAGGGACCATCTCGGTATCAATCTCCATGTTGTCGAGGCCGGCGAGCTGTTCTTGAGTCGTCTTGAGGGCGTTTCCGATCCCGAAAAGAAGCGAAAGATCATTGGATCGACGT TCATCGATGTGTTTGAGCAAGAGGCTATCAGGATCGAGAAAGAAGCAGAAAACACACCGAATTCCGGGAGGGTGGAGTGGTTCTTGCAAGGGACACTATACCCTGATGT TATCGAGTCGCTCTCATGGAGAGGTCCTTCGGCGACGATCAAGA CTCACCACAACGTCGGCGGTTTGCCTGAGCGAATGATGAAGGGC CAAGGTTTACGT CTTATCGAGCCGCTCAGACTTTTATTC AAAGATGAAGTGAGGGCAATTGGTCGGCAACTCGGCATACACGAGTCGCTGGTAAACAGGCACCCATTCCCCGG ACCGGGAATTGCCATCAGGATTCTTGGCGACGTTACCAAGGAGCGAGTTGAGATCGCCCGCAAGGCTGACCATATCTTCATCAACATGATCAAGGAGGCTGGCCTTTACGACCAG ATGTCCCAAGCCTTTGCTGGTCTTGATACTAGCCGTAGTGTTGGTGTTTTTGGTGATCAGCGCGTTTGGGGTTACATCGTAATCCTCCGCGCTGTCCGTACCAAGGACTTCATGAGCGCCGAGGTGTTCAACTTTGACAACTCCTTCCTCGGG GATGTCGCGCGTGCCATTTGCAATCAGGTAGATGGTGTGTCTCGTGTTGTCTATGATTT AACTTCAAAGCCTCCTGGCACAATTGAGCTGGAATAG
- a CDS encoding Amidase, translating into MSWEQLVSKKKESLRDSVPQEWRLNPNVLASLTEMGNSRLMTLDPVRKSGILNELEIEITEKYSAAQLVSRMARGDLKAVEVVTAFCKRAAIAQQLLSCLTESFFQEAIEYAQRLDEYYAANGKPIGPLHGLPISLKDTFKVIGHDATAGFVAGLKLGPAKENSSLVDLLISAGAVLYVKTNIPQTMMTADSENNIFGRTLNPHNTKWTAGGSSGGEGALIAFRGSLLGVGTDIAGSIRIPSMCCGTYGFKPTNNRVPYGKQSEGVLLSLPGPYPSAGPLANSLEDIQLFMDAVINGRPAKYDSTALDLAWRSPKLPSKLCIGVVPEDPAYPVHPPIRRVMDSTIESLTRAGHKVIRLPHDPARGVEKGLLIAFQYYELGHEPDEDLAAILGEPLVKSVAANAHPFTNVSRPVPLDTDPLHKLDRLDRLRAAYVAEWKRTWFDNGLDVILAPGADKTAVPHDTYGMMPYTCLFNLLDFPSCLIPTGKVSKLLDPEPVKVTAGFTPDYDPEAQDGAPCGIQVATLSLRDEECLAAAGIIDRDIKGQQIASAHM; encoded by the exons ATGTCGTGGGAACAGCTCGTGTCCAAGAAAAAGGAAAGCCTCCGGGACTCTGTCCCCCAAGAATGGAGGCTCAACCCAAACGTTCTAGCGAGCCTCACCGAGATGGGCAACAGTCGTCTCATGACTCTCGACCCCGTCAGAAAGTCAGGAATCCTAAATGAACTCGAGATTGAAATCACCGAGAAATACTCTGCGGCCCAGTTAGTGAGCAGAATGGCACGGGGGGACCTCAAGGCTGTCGAGGTGGTGACGGCGTTTTGCAAGAGGGCGGCCATCGCTCAGCAGCTC CTTTCCTGTCTCACTGAGAGTTTCTTCCAAGAAGCTATTGAGTATGCTCAACGTTTGGACGAGTACTATGCAGCAAATGGCAAGCCCATTGGCCCTTTGCACGGTCTACCGATCAGTCTCAAG GACACGTTCAAGGTTATCGGCCACGATGCCACCGCAGGTTTTGTAGCGGGTCTGAAACTCGGACCCGCCAAGGAGAACTCGTCCCTGGTGGACTTGCTGATCAGTGCAGGAGCAGTCTTGTACGTCAAGACGAATATCCCACAGACTATGATG ACAGCCGACTCGGAGAACAACATCTTTGGCCGAACCCTCAACCCCCACAACACAAAGTGGACGGCTGGTGGCTCCTCAGGTGGGGAGGGTGCCCTCATAGCCTTCCGCGGCTCTCTTCTTGGAGTTGGTACTGACATTGCTGGCTCGATACGTATCCCTTCCATGTGTTGCGGGACATATGGCTTCAAGCCCACCAACAACCGAGTACCCTATGGGAAGCAGTCCGAGGGAGTCTTGTTGAGCCTCCCGGGTCCCTACCCATCAGCAGGTCCGTTGGCGAACTCGCTCGAGGATATTCAACTCTTTATGGATGCCGTCATAAACGGACGGCCGGCAAAGTACGATAGCACAGCGTTGGACTTGGCTTGGAGAAGCCCGAAACTACCTTCCAAGCTCTGCATTGGAGTGGTTCCCGAGGATCCAGCTTACCCAGTTCACCCCCCTATCCGAAGAGTCATGGACTCTACCATCGAAAGCCTGACCCGTGCTGGCCACAAAGTGATCCGGCTACCACACGACCCAGCACGTGGTGTCGAGAAGGGTCTCCTCATCGCGTTCCAGTACTACGAGTTGGGCCACGAGCCAGACGAAGACCTCGCGGCCATACTCGGAGAGCCCCTTGTCAAGTCAGTGGCGGCAAATGCACACCCCTTCACAAATGTCTCGAGGCCTGTGCCCTTAGACACAGATCCCCTGCATAAGCTTGACAGGCTGGATAGGCTGCGGGCCGCCTACGTCGCCGAGTGGAAGCGGACGTGGTTCGACAACGGCTTGGATGTTATCCTAGCGCCCGGGGCGGATAAGACAGCTGTGCCACACGATACGTATGGTATGATGCCATACACATGTCTGTTCAACTTGTTAGAT TTCCCATCATGCCTCATCCCCACGGGAAAGGTTTCCAAACTCCTGGACCCAGAGCCAGTCAAGGTAACAGCGGGTTTCACTCCTGACT ACGACCCTGAGGCACAGGATGGTGCACCCTGTGGAATTCAAGTAGCTACCCTGTCACTGAGGGACGAGGAGTGTCTTGCAGCCGCGGGTATTATCGACAGGGATATTAAAGGGCAGCAGATTGCTTCTGCTCACATGTGA
- a CDS encoding MFS domain-containing protein encodes MLGWRWPYKTCAIVLKILFVLFTFFYEETKYIPIPIGSTENASVNQDSLERLDKNSQPNAKATQSAADLEYNSFSATVPLPNSYRQRMRTGIQCANCVLFLVLLSTINSIAFSRPPYNFNTTKVGLMLLGSFVGNMIVSIYGGWLGDSLIVRLALRNGGIFEPEMRLYILGLPALSMGAELVVYGMTVDRGLQWIYPSIGGALFAC; translated from the exons ATGCTGG GTTGGCGGTGGCCCTACAAGACCTGCGCCATTGTCCTAAAGATTCTGTTTGTCCTCTTTACCTTCTTCTATGAAGAAACCAAGTATATCCCCATACCCATCGGGAGCACCGAGAACGCCAGCGTCAACCAAGACAGCCTGGAGAGGCTCGACAAGAACTCGCAACCAAATGCCAAGGCTACTCAGTCTGCAGCCGACCTAGAGTACAATTCATTCTCAGCGACTGTCCCACTTCCCAACTCGTACAGACAGCGCATGCGCACGGGGATTCAGTGCGCAAACTGCGTTCTGTTTCTCGTCCTGCTTTCAACCATCAACTCGATTGCCTTTTCGAGACCACCATACAACTTCAACACTACCAAAGTCGGTCTAATGCTGCTGGGGTCCTTTGTCGGCAATATGATTGTAAGCATCTACGGCGGCTGGCTCGGTGATTCGCTCATTGTGCGGCTTGCCTTGCGTAATGGCGGCATCTTTGAGCCTGAGATGAGACTGTATATTCTGGGATTGCCGGCGCTTTCGATGGGAGCTGAACTTGTTGTCTACGGAATGACTGTTGACCGA GGTCTTCAATGGATCTACCCCAGCATCGGCGGTGCCCTCTTCGCCTGTTGA
- a CDS encoding Phospholipase, which translates to MSDSKKDGGGSSKGSRLSSMLDGLKIQDQLQDAKVHLIHQKHKIGKLGNLFNKNHRHDEEHEQRCDAKRTKMCEENRFQSYFPEREGNLVKWYVDGRDYFWAVSMALEQAKESIYITDWWLSPELFLRRPPHATQEYRLDKLIKRKAEEGVQIYVSIYKEVEQALTCNSAHSKHALRRLCPKGSPGHGNIHVARHPDHNVFENLGDMTLFWAHHEKFIVIDYSLAFIGGLDLCFGRWDNHQHVLSDIHPEGVIHETFPGQDFNNNRVMDFQNVSQWQDNELSKADYGRMPWHDVAMAVIGPCVYDIAEHFILRWNFVKRDKYKRDDRFDWLLLEGREGEDEDLVGVQRPKHPVGEYVKHPYSPISTKNLENRGTIKAQIVRSSADWSSGILTDRSIQNAYIDIISKAQHYVYIENQFFITATGDQQLPIRNTIGRAIVDAVVRAAKEERKFRVIVLIPAVPGFAGDLRDNAAAGTRAIMDYQYKSICRGEHSIFGQCRAQGVDPTKHIFFFNLRSYDRLNKTPGIVKAEKETGVSYQQVQRAEAEEIMAEGIHGSYDPEDSEGDEHMRGDKKQSELDESIKRTMEARKIFEDALPKEEVKTSASVAHHAMAGGDLTTEVWDEEDPESEIKNWIQEELYIHGKLLIVDDRIVVCGSSNLNDRSQQGDHDSELSIVMEDTRMIPSTMDGKPFEVGYHAATLRRYLWREHMGMLPPQPHDASEDINAMPPTINPENNIYENDESYKFVEDPLSDELWEKWTSQATKNTELFRHVFHADPDDHIKTFEDYDRYLPPRGVKAGHVFDQFMPPQDCKNKLAQIKGHLVWFPLEFLKDAEMAERGLQVNSWTESVYT; encoded by the exons ATGTCCGACTCCAAAAAGGATGGTGGTGGGAGCAGCAAAGGGTCGCGTCTGTCGTCCATGTTAGATGGGCTTAAGATTCAAGACCAACTGCAGGACGCCAAAGTTCATCTCATCCACCAAAA GCACAAGATTGGAAAGCTAGGTAATCTG TTCAACAAGAACCATCGTCATGACGAAGAACACGAACAACGGTGCGACGCGAAGCGCACCAAGATGTGTGAGGAGAACCGCTTCCAGTCTTACTTCCCCGAGCGTGAAGGCAACCTGGTGAAGTGGTATGTCGACGGTCGCGATTACTTCTGGGCCGTGTCTATGGCCCTcgagcaggccaaggagTCCATCTACATTACCGATTGGTGGCTTTCTCCTGAGCTGTTCCTCCGTCGCCCACCACACGCGACCCAGGAGTACCGActtgacaagctcatcaagagaaaggccgaggagggcgtGCAGATCTACGTGAGCATCTACAAAGAGGTCGAGCAGGCCTTGACCTGCAATTCGGCTCACTCAAAGCATGCATTGCGAAG ACTTTGTCCTAAAGGCAGCCCTGGTCATGGAAATATTCATGTTGCCCGCCATCCAGATCACAATGTCTTTGAGAACTTAGGTG ACATGACCCTATTCTGGGCCCACCATGAAAAGTTCATCGTGATCGACTACTCCCTTGCCTTCATTGGAGGTCTGGATCTGTGTTTCGGTAGATGGGATAACCACCAGCATGTGTTGTCGGATATTCACCCCGAAGGCGTTATTCATGAGACTTTCCCGGGCCAAGacttcaacaacaaccgAGTCATGGACTTTCAGAATGTCTCTCAGTGGCAGGATAACGAATTGAGCAAGGCCGACTATGGACGAATGCCGTGGCATGACGTGGCCATGGCTGTCATTGGACCCTGTGTCTACGACATTGCCGAACATTTCATCCTGCGCTGGAACTTTGTCAAACGTGACAAGTACAAGCGCGATGATCGGTTCGATTGGTTACTACTCGAAGGCCGTGaaggagaggatgaggatctAGTCGGAGTCCAACGTCCCAAGCACCCAGTCGGAGAATACGTCAAACATCCCTACAGCCCTATTAGCACCAAGAACCTCGAAAACCGAGGAACAATCAAGGCTCAGATTGTGCGATCGAGCGCAGATTGGTCCAGCGGTATTCTCACAGACCGGAGTATCCAGAACGCCTATATCGATATCATCTCCAAGGCTCAGCATTATGTCTATATTGAGAACCAGTTCTTCATCACGGCCACTGGAGACCAACAGCTCCCTATTCGCAACACAATCGGCCGCGCCATCGTCGATGCCGTGGTACGCGCCGCCAAGGAAGAACGAAAATTTCGTGTCATTGTTTTGATTCCTGCCGTGCCTGGTTTTGCTGGAGACCTTAGAGACAATGCGGCTGCGGGCACACGAGCCATTATGGATTATCAGTACAAGTCGATTTGCAGAGGCGAACACTCAATCTTTGGCCAGTGTCGCGCTCAAGGTGTTGACCCTACCAAGCAtattttcttcttcaacttgaGATCCTACGATCGTTTGAACAAAACCCCTGGCATCGTCAAGGCTGAAAAGGAAACCGGCGTTAGCTACCAGCAAGTTCAACGTGCTGAAGCTGAGGAAATCATGGCAGAGGGTATCCACGGTAGTTATGACCCCGAAGACTCAGAGGGTGACGAGCACATGCGCGGAGATAAGAAGCAGTCTGAGTTGGATGAATCTATCAAGAGGACCATGGAAGCACGCAAGATCTTCGAGGATGCTTTGCCAAAGGAGGAGGTGAAGACGTCGGCTTCCGTTGCTCACCACGCCATGGCTGGTGGTGATTTGACTACGGAAGTctgggatgaggaggacccTGAATCTGAGATTAAGAACTGGATTCAGGAGGAACTCTATATCCACGGCAAGCTTCTTATTGTCGACGACCGAATCGTCGTATGTGGAAGCAGCAACCTTAACGACCGAAGTCAGCAAGGTGATCATGACAGCGAACTCAGCATTGTCATGGAAGACACACGTATGATTCCAAGTACCATGGACGGCAAACCATTCGAGGTTGGTTATCACGCGGCCACCCTCCGGCGGTATCTATGGCGCGAGCACATGGGTATGCTGCCCCCGCAGCCGCATGATGCTTCTGAGGACATCAACGCCATGCCTCCAACCATTAACCCTGAGAACAACATCTATGAGAATGACGAGAGTTACAAGTTCGTCGAAGACCCTCTTAGCGATGAGCTCTGGGAGAAGTGGACCAGCCAGGCTACCAAGAACACGGAGTTGTTCAGACATGTATTCCACGCTGACCCAGATGACCACA TCAAAACCTTTGAAGATTATGATCGCTACCTTCCGCCACGAGGCGTCAAGGCTGGTCACGTCTTTGACCAATTCATGCCTCCCCAGGACTGCAAGAACAAGCTGGCACAGATTAAGGGTCACCTGGTGTGGTTTCCGCTTGAGTTCTTGAAGGATGCTGAAATGGCGGAGCGAGGACTGCAGGTCAATTCGTGGACCGAGTCCGTGTATACTTGA
- a CDS encoding GLTP domain-containing protein — MSTASYPPGGTIVQTLKRTYADVPVDEANGNAVSTTEFLEASEAMTTIFDAIGGVAFGPVKKDILFNIEKLRARQAAAPAESGNIQDLCRNELKTKKHEATEGALWLIRGLDFTCQALARNVANPSEELADSFRASYADTLKPHHNWLVKPVFSAAMSAVPYRKDFYAKLGETPELVQKELDAYLAAFTRVVTILKEFINSKEAKW, encoded by the exons ATGTCTACTGCTTCGTACCCCCCTGGTGGCACTATTGTGCAGACCCTGAAGCGTACCTACGCTGATGTCCCTGTCGATGAGGCCAACGGCAATGCTGTCTCTACCACCGAGTTCCTCGAGGCTTCCGAGGCTATGACCACCATCTTTG ATGCCATCGGTGGTGTTGCCTTCGGCCCCGTCAAGAAGGATATCCTTTTCAACATCGAG AAACTCCGTGCCCGTCAGGCCGCTGCTCCCGCAGAGTCTGGCAACATCCAGGACCTCTGCCGAAACgagctcaagaccaagaagcacGAGGCTACTGAGGGTGCTCTGTGGCTCATCCG TGGTCTCGATTTCACCTGCCAGGCCCTCGCTCGCAACGTCGCCAACCCCTCGGAGGAGCTGGCTGACTCTTTCCGCGCCTCATATGCCGACACCCTGAAGCCTCACCACAACTGGCTTGTCAAGCCCGTCTTCAGCGCTGCCATGAGTGCCGTCCCCTACCGCAAGGACTTCTACGCCAAGCTTGGCGAGACTCCTGAGCTCGTCCAGAAGGAGCTCGATGCCTACCTTGCTGCCTTCACCAGGGTTGTCACCATCCTCAAGGAGTTCATCAAcagcaaggaggccaagtggTAA